Proteins from a single region of Amycolatopsis sp. CA-230715:
- a CDS encoding YybH family protein: MPSKLDIVFGPAAENRLHEATEPGFGGALAALESFYFAFNHRDLAAFGRVWTDDPLAQLNNPLGGILRGGQAITELYDKVFHGHAKVTVTFSDVVAYHDEHHAIFAGRETGEYTVDGGAPVPLAIRTSRYFRYENGRWAQFHHHGSIDDAAALAAYQDAVSSPA; the protein is encoded by the coding sequence ATGCCCAGCAAACTCGACATCGTCTTCGGCCCCGCCGCCGAGAACCGCCTCCACGAAGCCACCGAGCCCGGGTTCGGTGGCGCGCTCGCGGCGCTCGAATCGTTCTACTTCGCCTTCAACCACCGCGATCTCGCCGCTTTCGGACGCGTGTGGACGGACGATCCGCTCGCCCAGCTCAACAACCCGCTCGGCGGCATCCTGCGCGGCGGGCAGGCCATCACCGAGCTCTACGACAAAGTGTTCCACGGCCACGCGAAAGTGACCGTGACGTTCTCCGACGTCGTCGCCTACCACGACGAACACCACGCGATCTTCGCCGGCCGCGAGACCGGCGAGTACACAGTGGACGGTGGCGCGCCGGTGCCGCTGGCGATCCGCACCAGTCGCTACTTCCGCTACGAGAACGGAAGGTGGGCGCAGTTCCACCACCACGGCAGCATCGACGACGCGGCCGCGCTGGCCGCCTACCAGGACGCGGTCAGCTCCCCGGCTTGA
- a CDS encoding ArsR/SmtB family transcription factor — MSLQDALTAVADPVRRTILRALDGQPDWSKACGTFDLPVTKATRSHHFAVLRAAGLVEQRDEGPRRLNRLRRKEFDVAFPGLLALALREER; from the coding sequence GTGTCCCTACAGGACGCGCTGACCGCGGTCGCGGATCCGGTGCGCAGGACGATCCTGCGCGCGCTCGACGGCCAGCCGGACTGGTCCAAGGCGTGCGGCACCTTCGACCTCCCGGTCACCAAGGCGACCAGGAGCCACCACTTCGCGGTGCTGCGCGCGGCCGGTCTCGTCGAACAGCGAGACGAGGGCCCGAGGCGACTCAACCGCTTGCGCCGCAAGGAGTTCGACGTCGCGTTCCCGGGATTGCTCGCCCTCGCCCTGCGCGAGGAAAGGTGA
- a CDS encoding winged helix DNA-binding domain-containing protein, which translates to MPTKPVKIGAAQRRARLGVRHHLATAGRSPEEITASLLALHATDPATVHLTVAARSRGTTADTERALYEDRSLVRMLGMRRTVFVFDVETAGIVQAACTDDIAVKEHRQLVKHLTEVGHPEPVADAEAWLADVAESTARALAKRGEAFAQDLTEDEPRLKQQLRMAPGKPYEAIGAITSRVMFLLAATGRAVRGRPRGSWLSTQYRWSTIEGWLGSALPEWQPDDARAELAKRWLRAFGPAPVTDLRWWTGWTAGQVKKAIARLDVVEADLDGQQGIALADDVEPVAEQSPWVALLPALDPTPMGWSDRGWYLGGHKEALFDRTGNIGPSVWSDGRIVGAWAQRPGGEVVFRLLADVGAEAEAAIGAEAARLTRWLGETRVTPKFRTPLERELASP; encoded by the coding sequence GTGCCCACGAAACCCGTCAAGATCGGCGCCGCGCAGCGTCGCGCCCGCCTCGGTGTCCGCCACCACCTCGCCACGGCGGGCCGCTCGCCGGAGGAGATCACCGCGAGCTTGCTCGCCCTGCACGCCACCGATCCGGCGACCGTGCACCTCACCGTCGCCGCCAGGTCGCGCGGAACCACCGCCGACACCGAGCGCGCGTTGTACGAAGACCGCTCGCTCGTCCGGATGCTCGGCATGCGGCGCACGGTGTTCGTCTTCGACGTCGAGACCGCCGGGATCGTGCAGGCCGCGTGCACCGACGACATCGCGGTGAAGGAGCATCGCCAGCTCGTCAAACATCTCACCGAGGTGGGGCATCCGGAGCCGGTGGCCGACGCCGAAGCCTGGCTCGCCGACGTGGCGGAGTCGACGGCGCGGGCGCTCGCGAAGCGCGGTGAAGCGTTCGCGCAGGATCTCACCGAGGACGAACCGAGGCTGAAGCAGCAGCTGCGCATGGCGCCGGGAAAGCCGTACGAAGCGATCGGCGCGATCACCAGCCGGGTGATGTTCCTGCTCGCCGCCACCGGCAGGGCCGTGCGCGGCAGGCCGAGGGGGTCGTGGCTCAGCACGCAGTACCGGTGGTCGACGATCGAGGGCTGGCTCGGCTCCGCGTTGCCGGAGTGGCAGCCCGACGACGCCCGCGCCGAACTGGCGAAGCGCTGGTTACGCGCGTTCGGACCGGCGCCCGTTACCGATCTGCGCTGGTGGACTGGATGGACGGCGGGCCAGGTGAAGAAGGCCATCGCCCGGCTCGACGTGGTGGAAGCCGATCTGGACGGGCAGCAGGGGATCGCGCTCGCCGACGACGTCGAACCCGTCGCGGAGCAGTCGCCGTGGGTGGCGCTCCTGCCCGCGCTCGACCCGACGCCGATGGGCTGGTCGGACCGCGGCTGGTACCTCGGCGGGCACAAGGAGGCGCTGTTCGACCGCACCGGCAACATCGGGCCGAGCGTGTGGAGCGACGGCCGGATCGTCGGCGCGTGGGCGCAGCGGCCGGGCGGCGAGGTCGTGTTCCGGCTCCTGGCCGACGTCGGCGCCGAGGCCGAGGCGGCGATCGGGGCGGAGGCGGCCCGGCTCACCCGATGGTTGGGGGAGACCAGGGTGACACCGAAGTTCCGGACACCGCTGGAGCGCGAGCTGGCGTCGCCTTGA
- the gap gene encoding type I glyceraldehyde-3-phosphate dehydrogenase translates to MTVRVGVNGFGRIGRNFFRAVQAAGHDIEVVAFNDLGDVATMAHLLKYDSILGRFPEEVSTSDEGIVVGGKTIKAFAERDPANLPWGDLGVDVVVESTGFFTNADAAKAHIAGGAKKVIISAPAKGEDLTVVLGVNDDKYDGSQTIISNASCTTNCLGPLAKVLNDAFGIEQGLMTTIHAYTQDQNLQDGPHKDLRRARAAALNVVPASTGAAKAIGLVLPELLGKLDGYALRVPVPTGSATDLTVSLKKSATIDEINAAYKAAADGPLKGILRYSTDPIVSSDIVTDPASCIYDSPLTKVIGDQVKVVGWYDNEWGYSNRLADLVKLVGSKLS, encoded by the coding sequence GTGACGGTTCGCGTAGGTGTGAACGGCTTCGGCCGGATCGGGCGCAACTTCTTCCGTGCCGTGCAGGCCGCTGGCCACGACATCGAGGTCGTCGCGTTCAACGACCTCGGCGACGTCGCGACCATGGCGCACCTGCTCAAGTACGACAGCATCCTGGGCCGCTTCCCGGAGGAGGTCTCCACCAGCGACGAGGGCATCGTCGTCGGCGGCAAGACCATCAAGGCGTTCGCCGAGCGCGACCCGGCGAACCTGCCCTGGGGCGACCTCGGCGTGGACGTCGTCGTCGAGTCGACCGGCTTCTTCACCAACGCCGACGCCGCGAAGGCGCACATCGCCGGTGGCGCGAAGAAGGTCATCATCTCCGCGCCGGCCAAGGGCGAGGACCTCACCGTCGTCCTCGGCGTGAACGACGACAAGTACGACGGCTCGCAGACGATCATCTCGAACGCCTCGTGCACGACCAACTGCCTCGGCCCGCTGGCCAAGGTCCTCAACGACGCCTTCGGCATCGAGCAGGGCCTGATGACCACGATCCACGCGTACACGCAGGACCAGAACCTGCAGGACGGGCCGCACAAGGACCTGCGCCGCGCCCGCGCCGCCGCGCTGAACGTGGTGCCCGCCTCGACCGGCGCCGCGAAGGCCATCGGCCTGGTGCTGCCGGAACTGCTCGGCAAGCTGGACGGCTACGCGCTGCGCGTCCCGGTGCCGACCGGCTCGGCCACCGACCTGACCGTGTCGCTGAAGAAGAGCGCCACGATCGACGAGATCAACGCCGCCTACAAGGCCGCCGCCGACGGCCCGCTCAAGGGCATCCTCCGCTACAGCACCGACCCGATCGTGTCCTCGGACATCGTCACCGACCCGGCCTCGTGCATCTACGACTCGCCGCTGACGAAGGTCATCGGCGACCAGGTCAAGGTCGTCGGCTGGTACGACAACGAGTGGGGCTACTCGAACCGCCTCGCGGACCTGGTGAAGCTCGTCGGCTCGAAGCTCTCCTGA
- a CDS encoding phosphoglycerate kinase — protein MQTLEDLLGGDVSGRFVLVRSDLNVPLDGDSITDDGRVRAALPTIKRLADAGAKVVVTAHLGRPKGEPDPKFSLAPVAERLGELLGAEVPLAGDLVGESAKKTVGGLANGQVALLENVRFDARETSKDAGEREALAAELAALVPGGAFVSDGFGVVHRKQASVYDVARALPAYTGGLVLAELEVLKKLTDDVARPYAVVLGGAKVSDKLGVIANLLTKVDRLLIGGGMAYTFLKAQGHEVGQSLLQADQLDQVKGFLAEAEKRGVELVLPVDVLAATRFAGDAEFEVVDATAIPADRQGLDIGPKSRELFAGKLSDAKTVFWNGPMGVFEFEAFAGGTKAVAEALVASDAFTVVGGGDSAAAVRQLGLPEDGFSHISTGGGASLEYLEGKELPGVSVLGEDS, from the coding sequence GTGCAGACTCTCGAAGACCTGCTTGGCGGGGACGTTTCGGGGCGGTTCGTGCTGGTGCGATCCGACCTGAACGTCCCCCTCGACGGGGACTCCATCACCGACGACGGCCGCGTGCGCGCCGCCCTGCCGACCATCAAGCGCCTCGCCGACGCGGGCGCGAAGGTCGTGGTGACCGCGCACCTCGGCCGCCCCAAGGGCGAGCCGGACCCGAAGTTCTCGCTGGCCCCGGTCGCCGAGCGGCTCGGCGAACTGCTCGGCGCCGAGGTCCCGCTCGCCGGTGACCTGGTGGGCGAGTCGGCGAAGAAGACCGTCGGCGGCCTGGCGAACGGTCAGGTCGCGCTGCTGGAGAACGTGCGCTTCGACGCGCGCGAGACCAGCAAGGACGCCGGTGAGCGCGAGGCGCTGGCCGCCGAACTGGCCGCGCTGGTGCCCGGTGGCGCCTTCGTGTCCGACGGGTTCGGCGTGGTGCACCGCAAGCAGGCGTCGGTCTACGACGTCGCGCGCGCACTGCCCGCCTACACCGGTGGGCTCGTGCTCGCCGAGCTCGAAGTGCTGAAGAAGCTGACCGACGACGTGGCGCGGCCGTACGCGGTCGTGCTCGGCGGCGCGAAGGTCTCGGACAAGCTCGGCGTGATCGCCAACCTGCTGACCAAGGTCGACCGCCTGCTCATCGGCGGCGGCATGGCGTACACCTTCCTCAAGGCGCAGGGCCACGAGGTCGGCCAGTCGCTGCTGCAGGCCGACCAGCTCGACCAGGTCAAGGGTTTTCTCGCCGAGGCGGAGAAGCGCGGGGTCGAACTCGTGCTGCCGGTCGACGTGCTCGCCGCGACGCGGTTCGCCGGGGACGCGGAGTTCGAGGTCGTCGACGCGACCGCGATCCCGGCCGATCGGCAGGGCCTCGACATCGGCCCGAAGAGCAGGGAACTGTTCGCGGGCAAGCTTTCCGACGCGAAGACGGTGTTCTGGAACGGCCCGATGGGCGTGTTCGAGTTCGAGGCCTTCGCCGGTGGCACCAAGGCGGTCGCCGAGGCGCTCGTGGCCAGCGACGCGTTCACCGTCGTCGGCGGCGGTGACTCCGCCGCCGCGGTGCGCCAGCTCGGCCTGCCGGAAGACGGCTTCTCGCACATCTCGACCGGTGGCGGCGCGTCGCTGGAGTACCTCGAGGGCAAGGAACTGCCGGGCGTTTCGGTGCTGGGAGAGGATTCCTGA
- the tpiA gene encoding triose-phosphate isomerase produces the protein MARKVFIAGNWKMNNNHIEAIALVQKIAFSLPEKYYAKVDVAVLPPFTDIRTVQTLTDGDKLKLTYGAQDLSPHDSGAYTGDVSGPMLAKLGCSYVTVGHSERREYHAEDDELVNKKVRAAIKHGVAPILCVGEQLEVREAGEHIAHTTAQLLAALKGLKVEQVKTVVVAYEPVWAIGTGRVATPSDAEEVCAALRAALAEKYGAEVADEVRVLYGGSVKSGNIGDLVKCDNIDGALVGGASLDADEFTKLCAMAAGGPLP, from the coding sequence ATGGCGCGCAAGGTGTTCATCGCGGGCAACTGGAAGATGAACAACAACCACATCGAGGCCATCGCGCTGGTGCAGAAGATCGCCTTCTCGCTGCCCGAGAAGTACTACGCGAAGGTCGACGTGGCGGTGCTGCCGCCGTTCACCGACATCCGCACGGTGCAGACGCTGACCGACGGCGACAAGCTCAAGCTCACCTACGGCGCGCAGGACCTGTCGCCGCACGACTCCGGTGCCTACACCGGGGACGTGTCCGGCCCGATGCTGGCGAAGCTGGGCTGCAGCTACGTCACGGTCGGGCACTCGGAGCGGCGCGAGTACCACGCCGAGGACGACGAGCTGGTCAACAAGAAGGTGCGGGCGGCCATCAAGCACGGCGTCGCCCCGATCCTGTGCGTCGGCGAGCAGCTCGAAGTCCGCGAGGCGGGGGAGCACATCGCGCACACCACGGCGCAGCTGCTGGCCGCGCTGAAGGGCCTCAAGGTCGAGCAGGTCAAGACCGTGGTCGTCGCCTACGAGCCGGTGTGGGCCATCGGCACCGGCCGGGTCGCGACCCCGTCGGACGCCGAGGAGGTGTGCGCCGCGCTGCGTGCCGCGCTCGCGGAGAAGTACGGCGCGGAGGTCGCGGACGAGGTCAGGGTGCTCTACGGCGGTTCGGTGAAGTCGGGCAATATCGGCGATCTGGTCAAATGCGACAACATCGACGGTGCCCTGGTCGGGGGAGCGAGCCTGGACGCCGACGAGTTCACCAAACTCTGCGCAATGGCAGCGGGTGGGCCGCTGCCCTGA
- the secG gene encoding preprotein translocase subunit SecG, with protein sequence MKLFLQILLIVTSIFLVVAVLLHRGRGGGLSSLFGGGMQSSLAGSSVAEKNLDRITLLLGAVWLISIVGLGLLLKV encoded by the coding sequence ATGAAGCTTTTCCTGCAGATCCTGTTGATCGTCACCAGTATCTTCCTGGTGGTCGCCGTGCTGCTGCACCGCGGCCGTGGTGGCGGTCTGTCGTCGTTGTTCGGTGGCGGTATGCAGTCGAGCCTCGCCGGCTCGAGTGTGGCCGAGAAGAACCTCGACCGCATCACGCTGCTGCTCGGCGCGGTTTGGCTGATCAGCATCGTGGGTCTCGGCCTGCTGTTGAAGGTCTGA
- a CDS encoding RNA polymerase-binding protein RbpA encodes MVGGNAIRGTRVGAGPSGESERGESAPRRRISYWCANGHEAQPSFAMDAEIPEEWDCPRCGLPGGQDEQNPPAAPRTEPYKTHLAYVKERRSDADGEAILAEALERLRQRREI; translated from the coding sequence ATGGTTGGCGGTAACGCGATTCGAGGCACCAGGGTCGGTGCCGGTCCTTCGGGTGAGTCGGAGCGCGGCGAGTCCGCTCCGCGCCGGCGGATTTCCTACTGGTGCGCCAACGGGCACGAGGCGCAGCCGTCGTTCGCGATGGATGCCGAAATTCCCGAGGAATGGGATTGCCCGCGGTGCGGTCTTCCCGGCGGGCAGGACGAGCAGAACCCACCCGCGGCGCCGAGGACCGAGCCCTACAAGACCCACCTCGCCTACGTGAAGGAACGCCGCAGCGACGCCGATGGCGAGGCCATTCTCGCCGAGGCGCTCGAACGCCTGCGGCAGCGTCGCGAGATCTGA
- a CDS encoding sensor histidine kinase, whose protein sequence is MSTEGLSIPGISVGRPGAGVAGRIRHRNRTTLLDAVRQRMTPLLLIIFAIMIAVLDVWLGMPKNAPGYSIVLSAAACLALPLGRWLPFVGVIATVPGFLTGWSQLAAMIALGMLATRKQFHWQTWAGAGLVWMCRFVKWPLTDFADMSWRAHVLDAIYGVLVAGMPVALGLLICARSELSQRLAELATSRVRERRLHADAVRAEERARLAREMHDVVSHDITLIAMQAGILANADAAGTSPEAKQTAQIIRQLSTRTLEELRSLVGVLRSGQEDDGPQPGVTELSELIRGCDVPVQLSVERIPDALPNKVSAAAYRTVQECLTNVHKHAPGATAIVQVIGDEGALRVEVRNEGARQPATFLPSGGYGLTGMAERARLLGGSFETAATKDGGFEVRARYPITT, encoded by the coding sequence ATGAGCACAGAGGGACTCTCCATACCCGGAATCTCAGTCGGCCGCCCCGGCGCGGGGGTGGCCGGCCGGATACGCCACCGGAACAGAACGACGCTGCTCGACGCGGTCCGGCAGCGCATGACGCCGTTGCTCCTCATCATCTTCGCGATCATGATCGCGGTGCTCGACGTGTGGCTCGGGATGCCGAAGAACGCGCCGGGGTACTCGATCGTGCTCTCCGCGGCGGCCTGCCTCGCGCTCCCGCTGGGGCGCTGGCTGCCGTTCGTGGGCGTGATCGCGACCGTGCCCGGTTTCCTGACCGGCTGGTCGCAGCTCGCGGCGATGATCGCGCTCGGCATGCTCGCCACCCGGAAGCAGTTCCACTGGCAGACCTGGGCGGGCGCGGGCCTGGTGTGGATGTGCCGCTTCGTGAAGTGGCCGCTCACCGACTTCGCCGACATGAGCTGGCGCGCGCACGTGCTCGACGCGATCTACGGCGTGCTCGTCGCCGGTATGCCGGTGGCGCTCGGCCTGCTGATCTGTGCCAGGTCGGAACTGTCCCAGCGGCTCGCCGAGCTGGCCACGAGCCGGGTCCGCGAGCGGCGGCTGCACGCCGACGCGGTGCGCGCGGAGGAGCGGGCGCGGCTGGCCCGCGAGATGCACGACGTGGTGTCCCACGACATCACGCTGATCGCGATGCAGGCGGGCATCCTGGCGAACGCGGACGCGGCGGGCACGTCTCCGGAGGCGAAGCAAACCGCGCAGATCATCCGGCAATTGAGCACCAGGACGCTCGAAGAACTGCGCTCACTCGTTGGAGTGTTGAGGTCTGGACAGGAGGACGACGGACCTCAACCAGGAGTCACCGAACTGTCGGAGCTCATCCGGGGATGCGATGTACCGGTGCAGCTCAGCGTCGAGCGGATCCCCGACGCGCTGCCCAACAAGGTGTCCGCGGCGGCCTACCGGACCGTCCAGGAATGCCTGACCAACGTGCACAAGCACGCCCCCGGCGCGACGGCGATCGTGCAGGTGATCGGTGACGAGGGTGCGCTCCGCGTCGAAGTCCGCAACGAAGGGGCACGACAGCCCGCGACGTTCCTGCCCTCCGGCGGCTACGGCCTGACCGGGATGGCGGAGCGGGCGCGGCTGCTCGGCGGCAGCTTCGAGACGGCGGCGACCAAGGACGGCGGGTTCGAGGTGCGCGCCCGCTACCCCATCACCACCTGA